Proteins from a genomic interval of Thamnophis elegans isolate rThaEle1 chromosome 2, rThaEle1.pri, whole genome shotgun sequence:
- the SLC26A11 gene encoding sodium-independent sulfate anion transporter isoform X1 produces the protein MSERNQERWEQCCRATAKRLPVLTWLPKYSLQWLQLDLMAGLTVGMTVVPQALAYAVVAGLPVQYGLYSSFMGCFIYCFLGTSKDVTLGPTAIMSLLVSSYAFHDPSLAILLSFLSGCIQLAMGLLHLGFILDFISYPVIKGFTSAAAVTIGFNQVKTLLGLQHIPKQFILQVYYTFYRISETRAGDAILGVCCLIVLMVLQQMKKSIPRAHLMETLPVRISRYIIWTTATARNAFVVLSAGLVAYSFQVTGSQPFSLTGTIPQGLPLFQPPPFSIITPNQTVDFKEMVEAIGPGLAVVPLMGLLETVAIAKAFASHNNYQIDSNQELLAMGFTNLLGSFVSSYPVTGSFARTAVNAQTGVCTPAGGLITGALVLLSLAYLTSLFYYIPKAALAAVIICAVAPMFDARIFRTLWQVKRLDLVPLCVTFFVCFWEVQYGIIAGVTVSGILLLYPLARPRIKIVRDKAIVVKPENGLQFPAIDFLRDTIHKQALSEPQQRSVILDCSHINNIDYTVVLGLSELLQEFQLRELCLIFIGLQAHVLEIFQAADLKGFRNFSTLNDAERSLGELYVATEDMLSDNSSILTTTGIIQ, from the exons ATGTCGGAAAGAAACCAGGAGCGTTGGGAGCAATGTTGCAGAGCAACTGCAAAGAGATTGCCGGTGCTAACTTGGCTTCCCAAGTATTCTCTGCAATGGCTACAGCTGGATCTTATGGCCGGGCTGACTGTGGGGATGACAGTCGTGCCACAAGCTCTTGCTTATGCTGTAGTGGCTGGTCTCCCGGTGCAG TATGGCCTCTATTCTTCCTTCATGGGTTGTTTCATCTACTGCTTTTTGGGGACCTCCAAAGATGTAACACTTGGCCCAACAGCCATCATGTCCCTCTTGGTTTCTTCCTACGCATTTCATGATCCCTCCTTGGCCATTCTCCTCAGCTTTCTTTCAGGTTGCATCCAATTAGCTATGGGACTCCTCCATCTTG GTTTCATTTTGGACTTTATTTCGTATCCTGTCATTAAAGGGTTTACTTCAGCTGCTGCAGTCACCATTGGCTTCAACCAAGTTAAG ACACTTCTGGGTCTGCAGCATATTCCAAAGCAATTCATCCTACAAGTGTATTATACCTTTTACAGAATAAGTGagacaag GGCTGGAGATGCCATCCTTGGGGTCTGCTGCCTAATAGTCCTTATGGTCCTGCAACAAATGAAAAAAAGCATCCCCAGGGCCCATCTGATGGAAACCTTACCTGTCAGAATCAGTCGGTATATAATTTGGACAACAGCTACAG CCCGTAATGCTTTTGTGGTTCTCTCGGCTGGTCTTGTGGCCTATTCTTTCCAAGTGACTGGCTCCCAGCCTTTCAGCCTGACAGGAACGATTCCCCAGGGACTCCCTCTGTTCCAGCCACCACCGTTCTCCATCATCACACCCAATCAGACTGTTGATTTTAAGGAAATGGTGGAG GCCATTGGACCTGGCTTGGCGGTGGTGCCCCTCATGGGACTGCTGGAGACAGTTGCTATTGCCAAAGCATTTG cCTCTCATAATAACTACCAGATTGATTCCAACCAGGAGCTGCTAGCCATGG GGTTTACCAACCTGCTGGGATCTTTTGTCTCATCCTATCCAGTCACAGGAAGTTTTGCCCG GACGGCAGTGAATGCTCAGACTGGTGTATGTACTCCTGCTGGAGGACTAATCACAG GGGCCTTAGTACTCTTATCCCTAGCGTACCTTACGTCTCTTTTTTACTACATTCCCAAGGCAGCACTGGCAGCAGTCATCATCTGTGCTGTGGCTCCAATGTTCGATGCCAGGATCTTTCGCACATTATGGCAGGTTAAAA ggcTAGATCTGGTGCCTCTTTGTGTTACGTTCTTTGTTTGTTTCTGGGAAGTGCAATATGGCATCATAGCAGGGGTGACAGTTTCTGGAATCCTCCTGCTCTACCCTCTCGCCAGGCCTCGGATAAAG ATTGTGAGGGACAAGGCAATAGTCGTAAAGCCTGAGAATGGCCTTCAATTCCCTGCAATTGATTTCCTCCGGGATACTATACACAAGCAAGCTCTATCAG AGCCTCAGCAACGCAGTGTCATCCTGGACTGCAGCCACATCAACAACATTGACTATACTGTAGTATTGGGTCTGTCGGAACTTCTGCAGGAATTCCAGCTCCGGGAACTTTGCTTGATCTTCATTGGCTTGCAG GCTCATGTGCTTGAAATCTTCCAGGCTGCTGACTTGAAGGGTTTCCGTAATTTTTCCACCCTAAATGATGCAG AAAGAAGTCTCGGAGAATTGTACGTTGCCACTGAAGACATGCTGAGTGACAACAGCAGCATACTGACTACAACTGGGATCATCCAGTGA
- the SLC26A11 gene encoding sodium-independent sulfate anion transporter isoform X2: protein MSERNQERWEQCCRATAKRLPVLTWLPKYSLQWLQLDLMAGLTVGMTVVPQALAYAVVAGLPVQYGLYSSFMGCFIYCFLGTSKDVTLGPTAIMSLLVSSYAFHDPSLAILLSFLSGCIQLAMGLLHLGFILDFISYPVIKGFTSAAAVTIGFNQVKTLLGLQHIPKQFILQVYYTFYRISETRAGDAILGVCCLIVLMVLQQMKKSIPRAHLMETLPVRISRYIIWTTATARNAFVVLSAGLVAYSFQVTGSQPFSLTGTIPQGLPLFQPPPFSIITPNQTVDFKEMVEAIGPGLAVVPLMGLLETVAIAKAFASHNNYQIDSNQELLAMGFTNLLGSFVSSYPVTGSFARTAVNAQTGVCTPAGGLITGALVLLSLAYLTSLFYYIPKAALAAVIICAVAPMFDARIFRTLWQVKRLDLVPLCVTFFVCFWEVQYGIIAGVTVSGILLLYPLARPRIKIVRDKAIVVKPENGLQFPAIDFLRDTIHKQALSGQGDVLVLVVLGNVRRLICPTFTKRWKWPEEESCSNLFLPLSMVFLNLQVLEKVGYVACEECCGRMSSSPSWPFMKQSVFSQTAL from the exons ATGTCGGAAAGAAACCAGGAGCGTTGGGAGCAATGTTGCAGAGCAACTGCAAAGAGATTGCCGGTGCTAACTTGGCTTCCCAAGTATTCTCTGCAATGGCTACAGCTGGATCTTATGGCCGGGCTGACTGTGGGGATGACAGTCGTGCCACAAGCTCTTGCTTATGCTGTAGTGGCTGGTCTCCCGGTGCAG TATGGCCTCTATTCTTCCTTCATGGGTTGTTTCATCTACTGCTTTTTGGGGACCTCCAAAGATGTAACACTTGGCCCAACAGCCATCATGTCCCTCTTGGTTTCTTCCTACGCATTTCATGATCCCTCCTTGGCCATTCTCCTCAGCTTTCTTTCAGGTTGCATCCAATTAGCTATGGGACTCCTCCATCTTG GTTTCATTTTGGACTTTATTTCGTATCCTGTCATTAAAGGGTTTACTTCAGCTGCTGCAGTCACCATTGGCTTCAACCAAGTTAAG ACACTTCTGGGTCTGCAGCATATTCCAAAGCAATTCATCCTACAAGTGTATTATACCTTTTACAGAATAAGTGagacaag GGCTGGAGATGCCATCCTTGGGGTCTGCTGCCTAATAGTCCTTATGGTCCTGCAACAAATGAAAAAAAGCATCCCCAGGGCCCATCTGATGGAAACCTTACCTGTCAGAATCAGTCGGTATATAATTTGGACAACAGCTACAG CCCGTAATGCTTTTGTGGTTCTCTCGGCTGGTCTTGTGGCCTATTCTTTCCAAGTGACTGGCTCCCAGCCTTTCAGCCTGACAGGAACGATTCCCCAGGGACTCCCTCTGTTCCAGCCACCACCGTTCTCCATCATCACACCCAATCAGACTGTTGATTTTAAGGAAATGGTGGAG GCCATTGGACCTGGCTTGGCGGTGGTGCCCCTCATGGGACTGCTGGAGACAGTTGCTATTGCCAAAGCATTTG cCTCTCATAATAACTACCAGATTGATTCCAACCAGGAGCTGCTAGCCATGG GGTTTACCAACCTGCTGGGATCTTTTGTCTCATCCTATCCAGTCACAGGAAGTTTTGCCCG GACGGCAGTGAATGCTCAGACTGGTGTATGTACTCCTGCTGGAGGACTAATCACAG GGGCCTTAGTACTCTTATCCCTAGCGTACCTTACGTCTCTTTTTTACTACATTCCCAAGGCAGCACTGGCAGCAGTCATCATCTGTGCTGTGGCTCCAATGTTCGATGCCAGGATCTTTCGCACATTATGGCAGGTTAAAA ggcTAGATCTGGTGCCTCTTTGTGTTACGTTCTTTGTTTGTTTCTGGGAAGTGCAATATGGCATCATAGCAGGGGTGACAGTTTCTGGAATCCTCCTGCTCTACCCTCTCGCCAGGCCTCGGATAAAG ATTGTGAGGGACAAGGCAATAGTCGTAAAGCCTGAGAATGGCCTTCAATTCCCTGCAATTGATTTCCTCCGGGATACTATACACAAGCAAGCTCTATCAG GACAGGGTGATGTGTTGGTGTTGGTGGTTCTGGGCAATGTGAGAAGGCTCATCTGCCCCACATTTACCAAGAGATGGAAGTGGCCTGAGGAAGAAAGTTGCAGCAACTTATTCCTGCCTCTTTCAATGGTCTTCCTAAATCTCCAAGTGCTAGAAAAAGTAGGATATGTGGCCTGCGAGGAATGCTGCGGGAGGATGTCCTCTTCCCCATCATGGCCTTTTATGAAACAGTCTGTCTTCTCCCAAACTGCACTCTGA
- the SLC26A11 gene encoding sodium-independent sulfate anion transporter isoform X3 has protein sequence MSERNQERWEQCCRATAKRLPVLTWLPKYSLQWLQLDLMAGLTVGMTVVPQALAYAVVAGLPVQYGLYSSFMGCFIYCFLGTSKDVTLGPTAIMSLLVSSYAFHDPSLAILLSFLSGCIQLAMGLLHLGFILDFISYPVIKGFTSAAAVTIGFNQVKTLLGLQHIPKQFILQVYYTFYRISETRAGDAILGVCCLIVLMVLQQMKKSIPRAHLMETLPVRISRYIIWTTATARNAFVVLSAGLVAYSFQVTGSQPFSLTGTIPQGLPLFQPPPFSIITPNQTVDFKEMVEAIGPGLAVVPLMGLLETVAIAKAFASHNNYQIDSNQELLAMGFTNLLGSFVSSYPVTGSFARTAVNAQTGVCTPAGGLITGALVLLSLAYLTSLFYYIPKAALAAVIICAVAPMFDARIFRTLWQVKRLDLVPLCVTFFVCFWEVQYGIIAGVTVSGILLLYPLARPRIKIVRDKAIVVKPENGLQFPAIDFLRDTIHKQALSG, from the exons ATGTCGGAAAGAAACCAGGAGCGTTGGGAGCAATGTTGCAGAGCAACTGCAAAGAGATTGCCGGTGCTAACTTGGCTTCCCAAGTATTCTCTGCAATGGCTACAGCTGGATCTTATGGCCGGGCTGACTGTGGGGATGACAGTCGTGCCACAAGCTCTTGCTTATGCTGTAGTGGCTGGTCTCCCGGTGCAG TATGGCCTCTATTCTTCCTTCATGGGTTGTTTCATCTACTGCTTTTTGGGGACCTCCAAAGATGTAACACTTGGCCCAACAGCCATCATGTCCCTCTTGGTTTCTTCCTACGCATTTCATGATCCCTCCTTGGCCATTCTCCTCAGCTTTCTTTCAGGTTGCATCCAATTAGCTATGGGACTCCTCCATCTTG GTTTCATTTTGGACTTTATTTCGTATCCTGTCATTAAAGGGTTTACTTCAGCTGCTGCAGTCACCATTGGCTTCAACCAAGTTAAG ACACTTCTGGGTCTGCAGCATATTCCAAAGCAATTCATCCTACAAGTGTATTATACCTTTTACAGAATAAGTGagacaag GGCTGGAGATGCCATCCTTGGGGTCTGCTGCCTAATAGTCCTTATGGTCCTGCAACAAATGAAAAAAAGCATCCCCAGGGCCCATCTGATGGAAACCTTACCTGTCAGAATCAGTCGGTATATAATTTGGACAACAGCTACAG CCCGTAATGCTTTTGTGGTTCTCTCGGCTGGTCTTGTGGCCTATTCTTTCCAAGTGACTGGCTCCCAGCCTTTCAGCCTGACAGGAACGATTCCCCAGGGACTCCCTCTGTTCCAGCCACCACCGTTCTCCATCATCACACCCAATCAGACTGTTGATTTTAAGGAAATGGTGGAG GCCATTGGACCTGGCTTGGCGGTGGTGCCCCTCATGGGACTGCTGGAGACAGTTGCTATTGCCAAAGCATTTG cCTCTCATAATAACTACCAGATTGATTCCAACCAGGAGCTGCTAGCCATGG GGTTTACCAACCTGCTGGGATCTTTTGTCTCATCCTATCCAGTCACAGGAAGTTTTGCCCG GACGGCAGTGAATGCTCAGACTGGTGTATGTACTCCTGCTGGAGGACTAATCACAG GGGCCTTAGTACTCTTATCCCTAGCGTACCTTACGTCTCTTTTTTACTACATTCCCAAGGCAGCACTGGCAGCAGTCATCATCTGTGCTGTGGCTCCAATGTTCGATGCCAGGATCTTTCGCACATTATGGCAGGTTAAAA ggcTAGATCTGGTGCCTCTTTGTGTTACGTTCTTTGTTTGTTTCTGGGAAGTGCAATATGGCATCATAGCAGGGGTGACAGTTTCTGGAATCCTCCTGCTCTACCCTCTCGCCAGGCCTCGGATAAAG ATTGTGAGGGACAAGGCAATAGTCGTAAAGCCTGAGAATGGCCTTCAATTCCCTGCAATTGATTTCCTCCGGGATACTATACACAAGCAAGCTCTATCAG GGTGA
- the SGSH gene encoding N-sulphoglucosamine sulphohydrolase isoform X1, which yields MQPPVQRCVVALLLGLCNARKGGPTRPRNVLLIVVDDGGFESGVYNNTVIKTPNLDALAQRSLIFQNAFTSVSSCSPSRASLLTGLPQHQNGMYGLHQDVHHFNSFDSVRSLPLLLNQAGIRTGIIGKKHVGPEAVYPFDFAYTEENSSVLQVGRNITRIKLLVRKFLQSVDEKPFFLYVAFHDPHRCGHSQPQYGVFCEKFGNGEPGMGWIPDWKPEFYHPDQVQVPYFVQDTPAAREDLAAQYTTIGRMDQGLGLVLEELDHAGFHNSTLVIYTSDNGIPFPSGRTNLYWPGTAEPLLVSSPEHPSRWGQVSSAYISLLDITPTILDWFSVPYPRYSLFGKQIVQLTGKSLLPALSLEPKWRTVFASQSLHEVTMHYPMRAVKHGSLHYIHNLQNRTSFPIDQDFYVSPTFQDLLNRTQAGQPTHWNKTLRSYYYRDRWELYDHSTDPTESHNVASDPRYAHALEELQGLLLKWQWETSDPWVCAPDGVLEDKPVPRCCPLHNEL from the exons ATGCAGCCGCCCGTACAGAGGTGCGTGGTGGCTCTCCTCCTGGGGCTCTGTAACGCTAGGAAGGGGGGCCCCACCAGGCCCCGTAACGTCCTGCTGATTGTAG TGGACGATGGTGGTTTTGAGAGTGGTGTGTATAACAATACAGTCATAAAGACCCCAAACCTAGATGCTTTGGCCCAGCGGAGCTTGATCTTCCAGAATGCCTTCACTTCTGTCAGCAGCTGCTCCCCCAGCAGGGCCAGCCTCTTGACGGGCCTGCCTCAG CATCAGAATGGGATGTACGGATTGCATCAAGATGTGCACCACTTCAACTCCTTTGATAGTGTCCGGAGCCTCCCCTTATTGCTTAACCAGGCTGGGATACGGACAG GAATCATTGGCAAGAAGCACGTTGGGCCAGAGGCTGTAtatccctttgactttgcttacaCTGAGGAAAACAGTTCTGTCCTGCAAGTGGGCAGAAACATCACCCGAATCAAATTGCTTGTTCGGAAATTCCTCCAGAGTGTGGATGAAAA ACCTTTTTTCCTTTATGTGGCTTTCCATGATCCCCATCGTTGTGGTCATTCCCAGCCACAGTATGGAGTCTTCTGTGAGAAATTTGGCAATGGGGAGCCTGGAATGGGCTGGATCCCAGATTGGAAACCTGAGTTCTACCATCCAGATCAAGTGCAG GTCCCTTATTTTGTACAAGACACCCCAGCTGCTCGTGAGGATTTGGCAGCTCAATACACAACTATTGGGCGCATGGATCAAG GCCTTGGTCTTGTCCTGGAGGAACTCGACCATGCAGGCTTCCACAACAGCACTCTTGTGATCTATACTTCAGACAACGGCATCCCCTTTCCCAGTGGCAGAACCAACCTGTACTGGCCAGGCACAGCTGAGCCCCTCCTGGTCTCATCTCCTGAGCATCCTTCGCGTTGGGGCCAAGTCAGCAGTGCCTACATCAGCCTCCTGG ATATCACTCCCACCATTCTGGACTGGTTTTCTGTGCCATATCCCAGGTACAGCCTGTTTGGGAAGCAGATAGTGCAGCTCACCGGGAAGTCTCTGCTTCCGGCATTATCACTGGAACCAAAATGGAGAACTGTGTTTGCCAGTCAGAGCCtgcatgaggtgaccatgcacTATCCCATGCGAGCTGTGAAGCATGGCTCCCTGCATTACATTCACAATCTACAGAACCGAACCTCCTTTCCCATTGATCAGGATTTCTATGTTTCACCCACATTCCAGGACCTGCTGAACAGAACTCAAGCAGGGCAACCTACTCATTGGAATAAGACCTTGCGTAGCTACTATTATCGGGATCGCTGGGAACTGTACGATCACAGCACCGATCCTACTGAAAGCCACAATGTGGCTTCTGATCCACGCTATGCACACGCTCTTGAAGAGCTGCAGGGGCTGCTGTTGAAGTGGCAGTGGGAGACCAGTGACCCCTGGGTATGTGCTCCAGATGGTGTCTTGGAGGATAAGCCTGTCCCCAGGTGTTGCCCACTCCATAATGAGCTGTGA
- the SGSH gene encoding N-sulphoglucosamine sulphohydrolase isoform X2, with product MYGLHQDVHHFNSFDSVRSLPLLLNQAGIRTGIIGKKHVGPEAVYPFDFAYTEENSSVLQVGRNITRIKLLVRKFLQSVDEKPFFLYVAFHDPHRCGHSQPQYGVFCEKFGNGEPGMGWIPDWKPEFYHPDQVQVPYFVQDTPAAREDLAAQYTTIGRMDQGLGLVLEELDHAGFHNSTLVIYTSDNGIPFPSGRTNLYWPGTAEPLLVSSPEHPSRWGQVSSAYISLLDITPTILDWFSVPYPRYSLFGKQIVQLTGKSLLPALSLEPKWRTVFASQSLHEVTMHYPMRAVKHGSLHYIHNLQNRTSFPIDQDFYVSPTFQDLLNRTQAGQPTHWNKTLRSYYYRDRWELYDHSTDPTESHNVASDPRYAHALEELQGLLLKWQWETSDPWVCAPDGVLEDKPVPRCCPLHNEL from the exons ATGTACGGATTGCATCAAGATGTGCACCACTTCAACTCCTTTGATAGTGTCCGGAGCCTCCCCTTATTGCTTAACCAGGCTGGGATACGGACAG GAATCATTGGCAAGAAGCACGTTGGGCCAGAGGCTGTAtatccctttgactttgcttacaCTGAGGAAAACAGTTCTGTCCTGCAAGTGGGCAGAAACATCACCCGAATCAAATTGCTTGTTCGGAAATTCCTCCAGAGTGTGGATGAAAA ACCTTTTTTCCTTTATGTGGCTTTCCATGATCCCCATCGTTGTGGTCATTCCCAGCCACAGTATGGAGTCTTCTGTGAGAAATTTGGCAATGGGGAGCCTGGAATGGGCTGGATCCCAGATTGGAAACCTGAGTTCTACCATCCAGATCAAGTGCAG GTCCCTTATTTTGTACAAGACACCCCAGCTGCTCGTGAGGATTTGGCAGCTCAATACACAACTATTGGGCGCATGGATCAAG GCCTTGGTCTTGTCCTGGAGGAACTCGACCATGCAGGCTTCCACAACAGCACTCTTGTGATCTATACTTCAGACAACGGCATCCCCTTTCCCAGTGGCAGAACCAACCTGTACTGGCCAGGCACAGCTGAGCCCCTCCTGGTCTCATCTCCTGAGCATCCTTCGCGTTGGGGCCAAGTCAGCAGTGCCTACATCAGCCTCCTGG ATATCACTCCCACCATTCTGGACTGGTTTTCTGTGCCATATCCCAGGTACAGCCTGTTTGGGAAGCAGATAGTGCAGCTCACCGGGAAGTCTCTGCTTCCGGCATTATCACTGGAACCAAAATGGAGAACTGTGTTTGCCAGTCAGAGCCtgcatgaggtgaccatgcacTATCCCATGCGAGCTGTGAAGCATGGCTCCCTGCATTACATTCACAATCTACAGAACCGAACCTCCTTTCCCATTGATCAGGATTTCTATGTTTCACCCACATTCCAGGACCTGCTGAACAGAACTCAAGCAGGGCAACCTACTCATTGGAATAAGACCTTGCGTAGCTACTATTATCGGGATCGCTGGGAACTGTACGATCACAGCACCGATCCTACTGAAAGCCACAATGTGGCTTCTGATCCACGCTATGCACACGCTCTTGAAGAGCTGCAGGGGCTGCTGTTGAAGTGGCAGTGGGAGACCAGTGACCCCTGGGTATGTGCTCCAGATGGTGTCTTGGAGGATAAGCCTGTCCCCAGGTGTTGCCCACTCCATAATGAGCTGTGA